From one Streptococcus oralis genomic stretch:
- the rlmB gene encoding 23S rRNA (guanosine(2251)-2'-O)-methyltransferase RlmB, which yields MKTNDIVYGVHAVTEALLANTGNKLYLQEDLRGKNVEKVKELATEKKVSISWTSKKSLSEMTEGAVHQGFVLRVSEFAYSELDHILAKTRQEENPLLLILDGLTDPHNLGSILRTADATNVSGVIIPKHRAVGVTPVVAKTATGAIEHVPIARVTNLSQTLDKLKDEGFWTFGTDMNGTPCHKWNTKGKIALIIGNEGKGISSNIKKQVDEMITIPMNGHVQSLNASVAAAILMYEVFRNRL from the coding sequence ATGAAAACAAATGATATTGTCTATGGCGTCCACGCCGTTACAGAAGCCCTCCTTGCAAACACTGGAAATAAACTCTACCTCCAAGAAGATCTTCGAGGTAAGAATGTTGAGAAGGTCAAGGAACTGGCTACAGAAAAAAAGGTGTCCATTTCTTGGACTTCAAAAAAATCCCTGTCTGAGATGACCGAAGGCGCTGTTCACCAAGGTTTTGTTCTACGAGTGTCAGAATTTGCCTATAGCGAGCTGGATCACATCCTTGCAAAAACACGTCAAGAAGAAAATCCTTTGCTATTGATTCTGGATGGTCTAACTGACCCTCATAATCTGGGTTCAATCTTGCGAACAGCTGATGCGACCAATGTTTCAGGTGTCATCATTCCCAAGCACCGTGCTGTCGGAGTGACTCCTGTCGTTGCCAAAACGGCCACAGGTGCTATTGAGCATGTACCGATTGCGCGAGTGACCAACCTCAGTCAAACCTTAGATAAACTCAAGGATGAAGGCTTCTGGACCTTTGGAACGGATATGAACGGTACCCCTTGCCACAAGTGGAATACAAAAGGGAAAATCGCCCTCATCATCGGAAATGAAGGAAAAGGCATCTCCAGCAACATCAAAAAACAGGTCGATGAAATGATTACCATTCCCATGAATGGGCATGTTCAAAGCCTCAATGCCAGTGTTGCTGCAGCCATTCTCATGTACGAAGTTTTCCGAAACAGACTATAA
- a CDS encoding Cof-type HAD-IIB family hydrolase: MTIKLIATDMDGTLLDPRGQLDLPRLEKILDQLDERGIRFVIATGNEVHRMRQLLEHLASRVVLVVANGARIFENNELIQAQTWDDAMVDKALLHFKGRECRDQFVVTSMNGSFVKEGTVFTDLEKFMTPEMIEKLYQRTNFVDELNSDLFGGVLKMSMVVGEERSSSVLQEINDLFDGHVRAVSSGYGCIDILQAGVHKAWGLEELLKRWNLTSEQIMAFGDSENDVEMLELAGIAYAMQNAADEVKAVATALAPANNQAGVYQVLENWLEKEG, from the coding sequence ATGACGATTAAATTAATTGCAACGGATATGGATGGAACTTTGCTGGATCCAAGAGGGCAACTGGACTTGCCGCGTTTAGAAAAGATTTTAGACCAATTAGATGAACGAGGTATCCGTTTTGTCATTGCGACGGGGAATGAAGTTCACCGTATGAGGCAATTACTAGAACACTTGGCGAGTAGAGTAGTTCTAGTCGTTGCCAATGGGGCGCGTATTTTTGAAAACAATGAACTGATTCAAGCGCAGACCTGGGATGATGCTATGGTTGACAAGGCTCTCCTTCATTTTAAAGGGAGAGAGTGCCGAGATCAGTTCGTCGTCACTAGTATGAACGGGAGTTTTGTCAAGGAAGGGACTGTTTTTACAGACCTAGAAAAATTTATGACACCAGAGATGATTGAAAAACTTTACCAAAGGACCAATTTTGTGGATGAGCTAAACTCAGACCTCTTTGGAGGAGTTCTAAAGATGAGCATGGTCGTTGGTGAAGAACGTTCTAGTTCAGTTTTGCAGGAAATCAATGATCTCTTTGATGGTCATGTAAGGGCTGTTTCTAGCGGTTATGGCTGTATTGATATCCTGCAAGCTGGGGTTCACAAGGCTTGGGGATTGGAAGAATTACTCAAGCGCTGGAATTTGACATCGGAACAAATCATGGCTTTTGGTGATAGCGAAAATGATGTTGAGATGTTGGAACTGGCTGGGATTGCCTATGCTATGCAAAATGCAGCTGATGAGGTTAAGGCAGTTGCGACTGCCCTAGCACCAGCTAACAACCAGGCAGGCGTTTATCAAGTTCTAGAGAATTGGTTAGAGAAAGAGGGATAG
- a CDS encoding DeoR/GlpR family DNA-binding transcription regulator yields the protein MLKTERKQLILEELNQHHVVSLEKLVNLLETSESTVRRDLDELEAENKLRRVHGGAELPHSLQEEETIQEKSVKNLQEKKLLAQKAASLIKEKDVIFIDAGTTTAFLIRELVNKNITVVTNSIHHAVQLVEKQIPTVMVGGSVKMATDACIGGVALNQINQLHFDRAFIGMNGVDDGYYTTPDMEEGAVKRAILENAKQTYVLVDSSKIGQTCFAKVAPLKRAIVITSQGHELLQAIKKKTEVIEV from the coding sequence GTGTTAAAAACTGAGCGGAAGCAATTGATTTTAGAAGAGTTAAATCAACATCATGTAGTTTCCCTAGAAAAATTGGTTAATCTATTAGAAACATCAGAATCGACAGTACGAAGAGATTTGGACGAGTTGGAGGCGGAGAACAAGCTTCGCCGTGTACATGGAGGAGCAGAATTACCCCACTCCTTGCAGGAAGAAGAAACCATCCAAGAAAAATCTGTCAAAAACCTTCAAGAGAAGAAGCTACTGGCTCAAAAAGCAGCATCCCTTATTAAGGAAAAAGATGTCATCTTTATCGATGCTGGAACGACAACTGCTTTTTTAATCAGGGAATTGGTTAATAAGAATATCACAGTTGTGACCAACTCCATTCACCATGCGGTTCAGTTGGTTGAAAAACAGATTCCAACTGTCATGGTTGGAGGGAGTGTCAAGATGGCAACAGATGCATGTATCGGTGGAGTTGCTCTTAATCAAATTAACCAATTGCACTTTGACCGTGCCTTTATCGGGATGAATGGTGTCGACGATGGTTATTATACGACTCCAGATATGGAGGAGGGAGCCGTTAAGCGTGCTATTTTAGAGAATGCCAAACAAACCTATGTCTTGGTTGATTCGTCAAAGATTGGTCAAACTTGCTTTGCCAAGGTAGCGCCACTTAAACGCGCTATTGTCATCACAAGTCAAGGGCATGAGCTCTTGCAGGCTATTAAGAAGAAAACGGAGGTAATAGAAGTATGA
- a CDS encoding DNA translocase FtsK, whose amino-acid sequence MANKNTTKTRRRPSKAELERKQAIQRMLISLGIALLLIIAALKLGAAGVTLYNLIRLVVGSLAYVAIGGLLIYLFLFKWIRKQEGLLSGFLCIFAGLLLIFEAYLVWKFGLEQSVLKGTLSQVMTDLTGMRVTSFAGGGLLGVGLYIPIAFLFSNIGSYFIGVLLILVGALLVSPWSIYDVAAFIGAQFRSFMEKQEQRKQERFIKREEEKARQEAEEAARIQREQEEQDALPLPPVDPETGEILSEVPDYDFPPIPEEEWIEPEIILPQTDFDVPDVEEDFEDEEVQVDFSAKEALEYKLPSLQLFAPDKPKDQSKEKKIVRENIKILEETFASFGIKVTVERAEIGPSVTKYEVKPAVGVRVNRISNLADDLALALAAKDVRIEAPIPGKSLVGIEVPNSEIATVSFRELWEQSQTKPENLLEIPLGKAVNGTARTFDLSKMPHLLVAGSTGSGKSVAVNGIIASILMKARPDQVKFMMVDPKMVELSVYNDIPHLLIPVVTNPRKASKALQKVVDEMENRYELFAKVGVRNIAGYNAKVEEFNSQSEYKQVPLPLIVVIVDELADLMMVASKEVEDAIIRLGQKARAAGIHMILATQRPSVDVISGLIKANVPSRVAFAVSSGTDSRTILDENGAEKLLGRGDMLFKPIDENHPVRLQGSFISDDDVERIVNFIKAQADADYDDSFDPGDVPENEGDFSDGEAGGDPLFEEAKALVIETQKASASMIQRRLSVGFNRATRLMEELEMAGVIGPAEGTKPRKVLQQ is encoded by the coding sequence ATGGCAAACAAGAATACTACGAAAACAAGACGGAGACCGTCTAAAGCAGAACTTGAAAGAAAACAGGCTATCCAGAGGATGTTGATTTCCTTAGGGATTGCCTTATTGTTGATTATTGCAGCCCTTAAACTCGGTGCAGCAGGTGTCACTCTTTACAATCTCATTCGACTGGTGGTCGGAAGTTTGGCCTATGTGGCCATAGGTGGTCTCCTTATCTATCTTTTTCTTTTTAAATGGATACGCAAGCAAGAGGGACTTCTGTCAGGATTTCTTTGTATCTTCGCTGGCTTACTCTTAATTTTTGAGGCTTATCTTGTCTGGAAATTTGGCTTGGAGCAGTCAGTCCTAAAAGGGACCCTGTCTCAAGTTATGACGGACCTGACTGGTATGCGAGTGACTAGCTTCGCTGGTGGAGGCTTGCTTGGTGTCGGACTTTATATTCCCATAGCCTTTCTTTTCTCCAATATCGGATCATACTTTATTGGAGTTCTCTTGATTCTAGTTGGGGCACTCTTGGTTAGTCCCTGGTCTATTTACGATGTTGCAGCCTTTATTGGAGCTCAGTTCAGATCCTTCATGGAAAAACAGGAACAGAGAAAACAGGAACGCTTCATCAAGAGAGAAGAAGAGAAGGCTCGTCAAGAAGCTGAAGAAGCAGCCAGAATTCAGAGAGAACAAGAAGAACAGGATGCGCTGCCACTTCCTCCTGTAGATCCTGAAACGGGAGAAATCTTATCTGAAGTACCAGACTACGATTTCCCACCAATTCCTGAGGAAGAGTGGATCGAACCGGAGATTATCCTCCCTCAAACAGATTTTGACGTTCCTGATGTGGAAGAGGATTTTGAGGATGAAGAGGTACAGGTTGATTTTTCTGCCAAGGAAGCCCTTGAATACAAGTTACCAAGCTTGCAACTCTTTGCGCCAGATAAACCCAAAGATCAGTCCAAGGAAAAGAAGATTGTTCGAGAAAATATCAAAATCCTAGAAGAAACCTTTGCTAGCTTTGGTATCAAGGTGACGGTGGAACGGGCTGAAATTGGGCCATCAGTAACCAAGTATGAAGTCAAGCCAGCAGTTGGAGTACGGGTTAACCGTATTTCCAATCTGGCAGACGACTTAGCGCTGGCTCTGGCGGCCAAGGATGTTCGGATTGAGGCTCCGATCCCTGGTAAATCCTTAGTCGGAATTGAAGTACCCAACTCTGAGATTGCGACCGTTTCCTTCCGTGAACTCTGGGAACAGTCTCAAACTAAACCAGAAAATCTCCTCGAAATTCCTCTAGGTAAGGCTGTCAATGGAACTGCTCGCACCTTTGACCTTTCCAAGATGCCCCACCTACTCGTTGCAGGTTCGACGGGATCAGGGAAGTCAGTCGCAGTTAACGGTATTATCGCCAGCATTCTGATGAAAGCAAGACCAGATCAGGTCAAGTTTATGATGGTGGATCCAAAGATGGTTGAGTTATCCGTTTACAATGACATTCCTCACCTCTTGATTCCAGTTGTGACCAATCCACGCAAGGCCAGCAAGGCTCTGCAAAAGGTTGTGGATGAGATGGAAAACCGTTATGAACTCTTCGCTAAGGTTGGTGTGCGAAATATCGCTGGTTACAATGCCAAGGTCGAGGAATTTAATAGCCAATCTGAGTATAAACAAGTACCCCTGCCTTTGATTGTTGTCATTGTAGATGAGTTGGCAGACCTCATGATGGTGGCTAGCAAGGAAGTAGAAGATGCCATCATTCGTCTCGGACAGAAGGCGCGTGCTGCAGGGATTCACATGATTCTCGCAACGCAACGTCCATCGGTTGATGTTATCTCTGGTCTTATCAAGGCCAATGTCCCATCTCGTGTGGCTTTTGCAGTTTCATCAGGTACAGATTCACGAACCATCTTGGATGAGAATGGAGCAGAAAAACTGCTCGGTCGAGGAGATATGCTCTTTAAACCAATTGATGAAAATCATCCAGTCCGTCTGCAAGGTTCCTTTATCTCGGATGATGATGTTGAACGTATCGTAAACTTCATCAAGGCTCAGGCAGATGCGGACTACGATGACAGCTTTGACCCAGGAGATGTTCCTGAAAATGAAGGAGATTTTTCTGATGGTGAAGCTGGTGGCGATCCGCTTTTTGAAGAAGCTAAGGCTTTGGTTATCGAAACCCAGAAAGCTAGCGCTTCAATGATTCAGCGTCGTTTGTCAGTTGGATTTAATCGTGCGACCCGCCTTATGGAAGAACTCGAAATGGCAGGTGTCATCGGTCCAGCTGAGGGAACCAAACCACGAAAAGTATTGCAACAATAA
- a CDS encoding SGNH/GDSL hydrolase family protein → MAVQLLENWLLKEQEKIQTKYRELNQVSVLEPDIIFIGDSIVEYYPLQELFGDAMTIVNRGIRGYQTRLLLENLDAHLYGDAVDQIVLLIGTNDIGKDVSMNETLDNLERVIQSIAREYPLSQIKLLSILPVNEGEKYKQTVYIRTNEKIREWNQAYEALASAYVQVDFVSIYDSLTDTEGQLQSAYTTDGLHLSVAGYQALSEALKGVLF, encoded by the coding sequence GTGGCAGTACAGTTATTAGAGAATTGGCTCTTAAAGGAGCAGGAAAAAATTCAAACCAAGTATCGTGAATTGAATCAAGTATCTGTTCTAGAGCCAGATATCATCTTTATTGGTGATTCGATAGTGGAATATTACCCTCTTCAAGAGTTATTTGGGGATGCCATGACGATTGTTAATCGGGGCATCCGAGGCTACCAGACGAGACTTTTATTAGAGAATTTGGATGCCCATCTTTATGGTGATGCTGTGGATCAAATTGTTCTCTTGATTGGGACAAACGATATCGGAAAAGATGTTTCCATGAATGAAACCTTGGATAATCTTGAGCGTGTGATCCAATCGATTGCCCGAGAATATCCGCTGTCACAAATAAAGCTCCTTTCGATTTTGCCAGTCAATGAGGGAGAGAAATACAAGCAGACAGTATATATTCGTACCAATGAAAAGATTAGAGAATGGAATCAAGCCTATGAGGCTCTAGCATCCGCCTATGTGCAGGTAGATTTTGTGTCGATTTATGATAGTTTGACAGATACAGAAGGACAACTTCAATCAGCCTATACAACGGATGGTCTCCATCTAAGTGTAGCCGGTTATCAAGCCTTATCAGAAGCCTTAAAAGGGGTTCTTTTCTAA
- a CDS encoding PTS fructose transporter subunit IIABC, producing MKIQDLLRKDVMLLDLQATEKTAVIEEMIKSLVDHGYVTDFETFKEGILAREALTSTGLGDGIAMPHSKNSAVKEATVLFAKSNKGVDYESLDGQPTDLFFMIAAPEGANDTHLAALAELSQYLMKDGFADKLRQVTSADQVIELFNQASEKAEEPVQVPANDSDDFIVAVTACTTGIAHTYMAQEALQKVAAEMGVGIKVETNGASGVGNQLTVEDIRKAKAVIIAADKAVEMDRFDGKPLVNRPVADGIRKTEELINLALSGDAEVYRAANGAKAATASNEKQSIGGAFYKHLMSGVSQMLPFVIGGGIMIALAFLIDGAFGVPQDSLGNLGSYHELASMFMKIGGAAFGLMLPVFAGYVAYSIAEKPGLVAGFVAGAIAKEGFAFGKIPYAAGGEATSTLAGVSSGFLGALVGGFIAGALVLAIKKYVKVPRSLEGAKSILLLPLLGTILTGFVMLAVNIPMAEINTAMNNFLGGLGGGSAVLLGIVLGGMMAVDMGGPVNKAAYVFGTGTLAATVSSGGSVAMAAVMAGGMVPPLAIFVATLLFKDKFTKEERNSGLTNIIMGLSFITEGAIPFGAADPARAIPSFILGSAVAGGLVGLAGIKLMAPHGGIFVIALTSNALLYLAFVLVGAIVSGVVYGYLRKPQA from the coding sequence ATGAAAATTCAAGACCTATTGAGAAAAGATGTCATGTTGCTGGATTTGCAGGCAACTGAAAAAACAGCTGTCATCGAAGAGATGATTAAAAGTTTGGTAGATCACGGTTACGTGACGGATTTTGAAACCTTTAAAGAAGGAATCTTAGCGCGTGAAGCTCTAACTTCCACTGGTTTGGGTGATGGAATCGCTATGCCTCACAGCAAGAACTCTGCAGTTAAAGAAGCTACGGTTCTCTTTGCTAAGTCAAACAAGGGTGTTGACTACGAAAGCTTAGATGGGCAACCAACAGATCTCTTCTTCATGATTGCAGCTCCAGAAGGTGCCAATGATACTCACTTGGCAGCCTTGGCAGAATTGTCTCAATACTTGATGAAAGACGGATTTGCTGACAAACTTCGTCAAGTAACATCTGCAGATCAAGTTATCGAACTCTTTAACCAAGCTTCAGAAAAAGCTGAGGAGCCTGTTCAAGTACCTGCTAATGACTCTGACGACTTTATCGTAGCTGTTACAGCTTGTACGACAGGTATTGCCCACACATACATGGCTCAAGAAGCCCTTCAAAAAGTGGCTGCTGAAATGGGTGTTGGGATTAAGGTTGAAACAAACGGAGCTAGCGGTGTTGGTAACCAACTAACTGTAGAGGACATCCGCAAGGCTAAAGCTGTTATCATCGCTGCTGACAAGGCTGTAGAGATGGATCGCTTTGATGGAAAACCTTTGGTTAACCGTCCAGTTGCAGACGGTATCCGTAAGACAGAAGAGCTGATCAACTTGGCTCTTTCAGGAGATGCTGAAGTTTATCGTGCTGCTAATGGAGCAAAAGCTGCAACAGCATCTAATGAAAAACAAAGTATCGGTGGAGCTTTCTACAAACACTTGATGAGTGGTGTATCTCAAATGTTACCATTCGTTATCGGTGGTGGTATCATGATTGCCCTCGCCTTCTTAATCGACGGAGCTTTTGGTGTGCCACAAGATAGTCTTGGCAACCTCGGATCCTACCATGAACTAGCTTCTATGTTCATGAAAATCGGTGGGGCTGCCTTTGGCTTGATGCTTCCAGTTTTTGCAGGATACGTAGCCTACTCTATCGCTGAAAAACCAGGTTTGGTAGCTGGTTTTGTGGCTGGTGCTATTGCCAAAGAAGGTTTTGCCTTTGGTAAAATTCCTTATGCCGCAGGTGGTGAAGCAACTTCAACCCTTGCAGGTGTCTCATCTGGTTTCCTAGGCGCCCTTGTTGGTGGATTTATCGCAGGTGCTTTAGTTCTTGCCATCAAGAAATACGTAAAAGTTCCTCGTTCACTTGAAGGTGCTAAATCAATCCTTCTCTTGCCACTTCTTGGAACAATCTTGACTGGATTTGTTATGTTAGCTGTCAACATCCCAATGGCAGAAATCAACACTGCTATGAATAACTTCCTAGGCGGTCTTGGGGGAGGTTCAGCTGTCCTTCTTGGTATCGTTCTTGGGGGCATGATGGCTGTTGATATGGGTGGGCCAGTTAATAAAGCGGCTTATGTCTTTGGTACAGGTACGCTTGCAGCGACTGTTTCTTCAGGTGGTTCTGTAGCTATGGCAGCAGTTATGGCTGGAGGAATGGTTCCACCACTTGCTATCTTTGTCGCAACCCTTCTTTTCAAAGATAAATTTACCAAAGAAGAACGCAACTCTGGTTTAACAAACATAATCATGGGCTTGTCATTCATCACTGAAGGAGCGATCCCATTTGGTGCAGCAGACCCAGCTCGTGCGATTCCAAGCTTCATCCTTGGTTCTGCAGTAGCAGGAGGACTCGTTGGTCTTGCAGGAATCAAACTCATGGCACCACACGGAGGAATCTTCGTCATCGCCCTTACTTCAAATGCCCTTCTCTACCTTGCCTTTGTTTTGGTTGGCGCAATTGTAAGTGGTGTGGTTTATGGTTACCTACGCAAACCACAAGCATAA
- the def gene encoding peptide deformylase — MSTIERITKAAHLIDMNDIIREGNPTLRAVAEEVTFPLSDQEIILGEKMMQFLKHSQDPVMAEKMGLRGGVGLAAPQLDISKRIIAVLVPNIVEEGETPQEAYDLQAIMYNPKIVSHSVQDAALGEGEGCLSVDRNVPGYVVRHARVTVDYFDKDGEKHRIKLKGYNSIVVQHEIDHINGIMFYDRINEKDPFAVKDGLLILE, encoded by the coding sequence ATGTCTACAATAGAACGTATTACAAAAGCTGCTCACTTAATTGATATGAACGATATTATCCGCGAGGGGAATCCAACTCTTCGCGCAGTTGCTGAGGAGGTCACTTTCCCACTGTCTGACCAGGAAATCATCCTTGGTGAAAAGATGATGCAATTCCTCAAACATTCCCAAGATCCTGTTATGGCTGAGAAAATGGGGCTCCGCGGTGGTGTTGGGCTGGCTGCTCCCCAACTCGATATTTCAAAACGCATTATTGCCGTCTTGGTCCCAAATATTGTGGAAGAAGGTGAAACTCCACAGGAAGCCTACGACTTGCAAGCTATTATGTACAATCCAAAAATTGTATCTCACTCTGTTCAGGACGCTGCTCTTGGCGAAGGAGAAGGGTGTCTTTCTGTTGACCGAAATGTGCCTGGCTATGTTGTCCGTCATGCCCGTGTCACTGTTGATTACTTTGACAAGGATGGCGAAAAACACCGAATCAAGCTCAAGGGATACAACTCTATCGTTGTCCAACATGAAATTGATCATATAAACGGAATCATGTTTTACGATCGTATCAACGAAAAAGACCCATTTGCTGTCAAAGATGGACTCCTCATCCTCGAATAA
- the pfkB gene encoding 1-phosphofructokinase, with protein MIYTVTLNPSIDYIVRLDQVQVGSVNRMDSDDKFAGGKGINVSRVLKRLGIPNTATGFIGGFTGKFITDTLAEEEIETRFVQVAEDTRINVKIKADQETEINGTGPNVEPAQLEELKAILSSLTAEDTVVFAGSSAKNLGNVIYKDLIALTRQTGAQVVCDFEGQTLIDSLDYQPLLVKPNNHELGAIFGVKLESLDEIENYARQLLAKGAQNVIISMAGDGALLVTSEGSYFAKPIKGTVKNSVGAGDSMVAGFTGEFVKSKDAVEAFKWGVACGTATTFSDDLATAEFIKETYEKVEVEKR; from the coding sequence ATGATTTATACAGTCACACTCAATCCATCCATTGACTATATCGTGCGCTTGGACCAAGTTCAAGTCGGCAGTGTCAATCGTATGGACAGTGATGATAAGTTTGCTGGTGGGAAAGGAATCAATGTCAGTCGAGTTTTGAAACGCTTGGGTATTCCAAATACAGCGACTGGATTTATCGGAGGTTTTACTGGTAAATTTATCACAGATACTTTGGCAGAAGAGGAAATCGAAACTCGTTTTGTCCAAGTAGCAGAAGATACTCGTATCAATGTTAAAATCAAAGCAGACCAAGAAACAGAAATCAACGGGACTGGTCCTAATGTTGAACCGGCTCAGCTAGAAGAATTGAAAGCTATCTTATCTAGTTTAACAGCAGAAGATACAGTGGTGTTTGCAGGTTCAAGTGCTAAGAATCTAGGTAATGTTATCTACAAAGATTTGATTGCCTTGACACGCCAGACTGGTGCGCAAGTGGTTTGTGACTTTGAAGGACAGACCTTGATTGATAGTTTGGACTACCAGCCACTTTTGGTTAAACCAAACAATCACGAACTTGGAGCTATCTTTGGAGTGAAACTCGAAAGTTTAGATGAAATCGAGAACTATGCTCGTCAGTTACTGGCCAAAGGTGCTCAAAACGTTATCATCTCTATGGCTGGCGACGGTGCTCTTCTTGTCACATCTGAGGGATCTTACTTCGCCAAACCTATCAAGGGAACAGTCAAAAATTCAGTGGGAGCTGGCGACTCAATGGTTGCTGGATTTACCGGTGAATTTGTCAAATCAAAAGACGCAGTAGAAGCCTTCAAATGGGGAGTGGCTTGTGGAACAGCAACTACCTTCTCGGATGACTTGGCAACAGCGGAATTTATTAAAGAAACATATGAAAAAGTTGAGGTAGAAAAACGATGA
- a CDS encoding CapA family protein: MEKRQDRRSQGSLYGVWRTSVDFFRNYKSWTNAQFIIVLLLAVALSMGGNLLVRAVQGSKGTSPGSQTLDSASTSGQSKEDQSGETTARIMANGDLLYHIPIYRTALKEDGTYDFHENFEYVKPWLKQADLVIGDFEGTVNKDHYLAGYPLFNAPGEVMDAIKDAGYQVLDLAHNHILDSQIEGVVSTAQAIEKAGMTPIGVYTHESRDQAPIVIKEVNGIKVALLAYSYGFNGIEQYISQEDYNRYLSDLNEDKMKAEIERAEKEADITVIMPQMGIEYQLEPTEEQKTLYHKMIDWGADIIFGGHPHVVEPAETVEKDGDKKLIIYSMGNFLSNQRIETMQDEENAKWTERGVLMDVTIKKKDGKTRIETAKAHPTWVNRTPKGTYSPEGYPLFLYQTYILEDFIEGGSHRDKLDEATKERIDTAYKEMNEHVGLKW; encoded by the coding sequence ATGGAAAAGCGACAAGATAGACGGTCTCAGGGCTCTCTTTATGGGGTGTGGAGAACTAGTGTGGATTTCTTTCGGAATTATAAATCCTGGACCAATGCCCAGTTTATTATTGTGTTATTGCTTGCAGTTGCCTTATCCATGGGGGGGAACTTATTAGTTCGAGCAGTACAAGGTAGTAAGGGAACAAGCCCTGGTAGCCAAACTCTTGATTCAGCTAGTACATCTGGTCAATCCAAGGAAGATCAGTCTGGTGAAACAACGGCACGTATCATGGCAAATGGTGACCTTCTTTATCATATCCCTATCTACCGAACAGCTCTTAAAGAAGATGGGACCTATGATTTCCATGAAAATTTTGAGTATGTAAAACCCTGGCTCAAACAAGCGGATTTGGTGATTGGTGACTTTGAAGGAACGGTGAACAAGGACCACTACTTGGCAGGTTATCCTCTTTTTAATGCACCAGGGGAAGTCATGGATGCGATCAAGGATGCAGGCTACCAAGTTCTAGACTTGGCTCATAATCATATTTTGGATTCTCAAATTGAGGGAGTGGTTTCAACGGCTCAAGCTATTGAAAAGGCTGGAATGACACCCATCGGAGTCTACACACATGAATCCCGTGACCAAGCCCCTATAGTCATCAAGGAAGTCAATGGTATCAAGGTAGCTCTCCTGGCCTATTCTTATGGTTTTAATGGCATTGAGCAGTATATCTCTCAAGAGGACTATAATCGCTATCTTTCTGATTTGAATGAAGATAAGATGAAGGCAGAAATCGAGCGCGCAGAGAAAGAAGCGGATATTACTGTCATCATGCCTCAGATGGGAATTGAGTACCAGCTAGAACCAACGGAAGAACAGAAAACACTGTACCATAAGATGATTGACTGGGGAGCTGATATTATCTTTGGAGGACATCCTCACGTCGTTGAACCTGCCGAAACAGTTGAAAAAGATGGTGACAAAAAACTGATTATCTATTCCATGGGAAATTTCCTCTCAAATCAACGCATTGAAACCATGCAAGACGAGGAAAATGCCAAGTGGACAGAGCGCGGTGTTCTTATGGATGTGACCATTAAGAAAAAAGATGGAAAGACAAGGATTGAAACCGCCAAAGCGCATCCTACTTGGGTCAATCGAACACCTAAAGGAACTTACTCTCCAGAAGGCTATCCGCTTTTCCTCTATCAGACCTATATCCTAGAGGACTTCATCGAGGGGGGCAGTCACCGTGACAAGTTGGACGAGGCGACCAAGGAACGAATTGACACGGCCTATAAAGAAATGAATGAACATGTAGGGTTGAAGTGGTAG